In Dermacentor albipictus isolate Rhodes 1998 colony unplaced genomic scaffold, USDA_Dalb.pri_finalv2 scaffold_15, whole genome shotgun sequence, the following proteins share a genomic window:
- the LOC139051848 gene encoding uncharacterized protein, whose amino-acid sequence MRHNDKAILALDLRGAFDNVRHSSILANLSTTDCGHKAFAYVRDFLSKRQALLKIEDEEYGPYTMGTRGTPQGAVLSPLLFNIAMMQLPHQLARVEGIHHALYADDITIWTTEGSVGEMEDRLQRAASIVDSYAIRCGLQCAPAKSELLHIKTNPKDNTSLRLFLMGGPIREVEEIRILGLFIHHRLSPESTIDKLKRIGEQVGRMIHRVSNKRGGLRGRDALRLAHAFVTSRILYSVPYLRTTKKHDERIDAIIRKVTKRALDLPVATCNAKLLALGVLNSYQELKEAHLVNQYTRLSQTVSGRHLLDRLHIQHECIPEETCRLPELWRHKLWVPPLPRNMDTLTHEGRRKARARALEHQYGLKQGVYYVDVAGPSPTGFYTAAVVHQDQRVNGLSYRAFNSAQAEEVAIALAASDPNSKVIITDSRRACEHYLAGEVSPLSYRILQRAVRESDPSPKRIIWTPGHQGLRGNEAADAAARALTHRAPQPDSSGSEIRQPLLRFREILADYCERHRLFPVPAKGLSKADERTLRRLQTNTLLCPAIAKHFDPKVDGRCPHCGEVSDNFHMVWACQMNPSLPPNPSPTREAWEAALLNCSALESQRALVQRARVAASSSGVPD is encoded by the coding sequence ATGCGCCACAACGACAAGGCCATCCTTGCCCTCGATCTTAggggggcctttgacaacgttcgtCACAGCAGCATCCTGGCAAACCTGAGCACCACGGATTGCGGGCACAAGGCATTCGCTTACGTCAGAGATTTCCTCTCGAAGCGTCAGGCCCTCCTTAAGATCGAGGACGAGGAATATGGCCCATACACCATGGGCACAcggggcactccccaaggagcgGTCTTGTCGCCActccttttcaacattgccatgatGCAGCTTCCACATCAATTGGCCCGGGTGGAAGGCATCCACCACGCACTTTACGCGGATGACATAACAATTTGGACTACCGAAGGGAGCGTTGGGGAAATGGAGGACCGCCTCCAGCGGGCCGCCTCCATCGTCGATAGTTATGCTATCCGCTGTGGTCTCCAATGCGCTCCTGCGAAATCGGAACTTCTTCACATTAAAACCAATCCCAAAGACAACACGAGTTTGCGTCTCTTTCTGATGGGAGGTCCTATTAGAGAGGTCGAGGAGATCCGGATCCTGGGTCTGTTCATCCATCACAGACTCAGCCCGGAATCCACTATCGACAAACTCAAACGCATAGGCGAACAGGTCGGACGTATGATCCACCGCGTTTCCAACAAACGCGGCGGGTTGCGGGGCAGGGACGCGCTTCGGCTCGCCCATGCCTTCGTAACCAGCAGGATCCTATACTCCGTACCCTACCTTCGAACTACAAAGAAACACGATGAACGcatcgacgccatcataaggaagGTTACAAAGCGAGCTTTGGACCTCCCGGTGGCTACCTGCAACGCTAAGTTGTTGGCTCTAGGTGTGCTTAACTCCTACCAGGAGTTAAAGGAGGCCCACCTTGTGAACCAATACACGCGACTCTCGCAGACGGTGTCCGGGCGCCACTTGCTAGACCGCTTGCACATACAACACGagtgcattccagaggagacatgCAGGCTTCCGGAGCTCTGGCGTCACAAGCTCTGGGTCCCTCCACTCCCGCGCAACATGGACACGCTGACACATGAAGGCAGACGAAAGGCGCGCGCTCGGGCTCTCGAACACCAATATGGATTAAAGCAGGGTGTATACTACGTTGATGTGGCAGGGCCGTCGCCCACAGGATTCTACACGGCTGCCGTAGTTCACCAGGACCAACGAGTTAACGGACTTTCCTACCGCGCTTTCAACTCCGCGCAGGCCGAGGAGGTTGCTATAGCACTTGCCGCCTCGGACCCGAATTCGAAGGTAATCATCACAGATTCGCGCAGAGCCTGTGAGCACTACCTGGCGGGCGAGGTATCACCTTTATCCTACCGCATTTTACAGCGAGCCGTGAGGGAATCGGACCCCTCACCCAAACGCATTATTTGGACTCCGGGCCACCAGGGCCTTAGAGGTAACGAGGCTGCGGACGCGGCCGCCCGAGCGCTTACCCACCGGGCACCTCAACCAGACTCTTCCGGCTCAGAGATTAGACAACCGCTTCTGCGGTTCAGGGAAATTCTGGCAGACTATTGCGAACGTCATCGGCTTTTCCCGGTCCCTGCTAAGGGCCTCAGTAAGGCCGATGAACGAACACTGCGGCGCCTGCAGACAAACACCCTGTTGTGTCCTGCAATAGCAAAACATTTTGACCCAAAAGTTGATGGGCGATGCCCTCACTGTGGGGAAGTCTCCGATAACTttcacatggtgtgggcatgtcAGATGAATCCGTCCCTTCCCCCCAACCCTTCCCCCACTAGAGAGGCATGGGAGGCAGCCCTACTCAATTGCTCGGCGCTGGAGTCCCAAAGGGCTCTAGTCCAACGGGCGCGGGTAGCAGCTTCGTCCAGTGGGGTCCCCGACTAA